A DNA window from bacterium contains the following coding sequences:
- a CDS encoding response regulator, whose amino-acid sequence MPDRAYLLIVEDNRDQLEVYEEELESKDYLIETSDTVVEAIKKIRKQTYDVVIIDLKMPGLKSSEMGGLKVMEEILESSPRTQIIVVTGYGTSKLAREAFKEGVYDFIDKPINYDELRRIIKNAILESRTKVQKINPFCPKTGVEPKVFGGRFKELRFFENKLQGS is encoded by the coding sequence ATGCCAGATAGAGCATACCTTTTGATTGTCGAGGATAATAGGGATCAATTAGAGGTCTATGAGGAAGAGTTGGAAAGTAAGGACTACCTCATTGAAACCTCTGATACCGTTGTTGAAGCTATTAAGAAGATAAGGAAACAGACTTATGATGTAGTGATTATAGATCTAAAGATGCCAGGACTAAAGTCTTCGGAGATGGGCGGCTTAAAGGTTATGGAGGAGATATTGGAGAGTAGTCCTCGTACCCAGATAATTGTGGTTACTGGCTATGGAACCTCAAAGTTAGCCAGAGAAGCATTTAAAGAAGGAGTCTATGATTTTATTGATAAACCGATAAATTATGATGAACTTAGAAGAATAATTAAGAATGCCATCTTAGAAAGCAGGACTAAGGTGCAGAAGATAAATCCGTTCTGTCCCAAAACAGGTGTTGAACCAAAGGTATTTGGAGGAAGATTTAAGGAGTTGAGATTCTTTGAGAATAAACTTCAAGGAAGCTGA